The window CAGCACCAGCGGCTCCAACCTGTGGCCGCCGAGGACCAGCTGGAAGAAGCACCTTCCGTAGGCTGCGGGGAGAGTGGACTCAGCCGGCCTGACCGCCCCTCTGACCTCCCAAGCGGCCTCCCAGTCCCTGGCCCACCCTCCCGGCCAGTCACCGTCGGAGTTGAGGGCCAGGCGCACGTAGACCAGGTGCAAGGGGCCCTGGCACACGGTGCGGCCCTGGATGGAGAAGTGGTACACGCCGCGCGTGTGGTTCAGCACCAGGCGGCGCCGCGGCAGCGACGAGATCACGAGCCACAGGCCCACACCCACGCCGTACGCGAGGAAGACCCAGGTCTCCTGTTTCTGTACCTGCGGGCGCCGCAGGGAGCGTCTGAGCTGAGAGGCGCGAGGCCGGCCCTTGGGGGAGGAGGGCGATGGGGGTCGGGCCCAGGGGCTCACACCTCTCTCAGGGAGCCCAAGCTGACCAGGACCACGCAGACGACAAAGAGCAGCATCCCCTTCCACAGCGTGTCCAGGTAGTACTCGAGCACGAAGACTGGGGGCGGCGCGGCGCATGAGGACGCCCTGGCCCTGCCCGCAGCCAGGGGTGGCGGTGCCAGGGCTTGGCCCTGACTGGCTGGGTCCGCGCAGGGCTAGGGGAGGCGGTGTCTCCGCCCCCAGGAACACCGACTGGCCCCGCCCAGGGCCCTGGCTCTGCCCGCCTGGCTCCGCCCTATTCAGGCCCGTCCCCGGacccgccccaccccgccccgcccagCCTCGCGCGCACCGTTTGGCTGCTGCTGCATGAATGGGTAGAAGCTATTGTTTTTGAGGCGCCTGGCCAGGTGGCGCTCCGGAGAGGAGAGTCCTAGGGACCAGAGCTGGAAGCGCCAGCCGATGGAGGTCGTGGGCAGGCTGCCGGGCCTGGCCTTAGGGATCTGCGTCAGGCAGAGGTGGTCAGCCCGGCCGCTCGCCCGCTGCCGCCGCCTGCTGCCCACAGCCACGCTCCTACCTGGGTGAACAAATTCTCCAGGGCTGCAGGCCCAGGAAGGAGCAGGAGCTCATAGGCGACTGGCAGGGCAGCGAGGCCAGGGAGCGGCCCAGGGTGGACCGCGCACGGGTTCTAGAAGTTCTGGGCGGGTTCTAGAAGGGGCCGCTCTGTTAACCACCTCCTAGGGAGTCGGGGGTGAGGTCCTGCGGTGGGCATTAACTTCTTGGCCAGTCCCTCCCCTGGAGGCCCCCTCTATGGCCTGTTCACAGTCCTCATCTGaaaggtggatggatggacaccCTAGGACTGAGCTGGAGAGAAATTTGCAGGCGGGGACCCCTCAATGAGCCCCACAGCTGGGCGGGGCCCCACCTCTCCCCCTACATGCAGCCACAGACAAGCTCACCAGTGTTCCTGAGGGTGGAACACACACACTGGAGCCAGCAGTGGGCAGGCAAAGGCATGGCCACCTGCAGGCTTAAGAGCCCATGGGGCCATCCTGACCCCACAACACAGAGGCTGTGGGTCGGCTGTAGCCCCAGTGGCTCCATCAGGTATAACCCGTTGCCCAACCCTACCCTGAGGACCACACACAGAGCTCCCAAAaacgttttattttttaaaaaatgctcaaatatCTGAAATTGGGCAAAGGTAGGGGGTGGGCAGGCGGGCTGAGCTGCCCCAGGTCTGTGGCTGCCTAGCTGGGCAAGGGGCTGGTGAGCAGCTGCTCCAGACACCACTGGACTTCCTCCAGGCCCCGGTAGGCCCGCTTCAGACCCCGGGGAAGGCAGCGGCAGGACTCCAGGTTGAGGTAGAGCAGGCCTGGGCAGCTGCTGATCACAGAGCTGTGGGGAGAGCAGGCCACGGGAAGTTGAGCTGTTGCCCCAGAAGGGCTGGGCCAGGTTAGGGAGCTGTGCCTCCTGGCGTTCCacacctggctctgccacccataGCCACCAAGACCAAGCCCAGTTCCCCTGGTGTCCCTAAGCCCACCCCACGCAGGGGCTTGGACAGTATGCATGCCCCTCTGACCCCTGGAGCTCTCAGGCCAGGCAGGACACCACTTCCAGGCCCCTGGCAGATGCGGTGACAGCCACCCTGGCTCCAGGGACTGGGGTTGGGGATGCTGACCTGACCGTGCTGGGTGTGACCCGGGTGCCCCTGAGGTTAAGAGAGCACAGGGCTGGGTGTGAACCCTCAGGGGTGCTTAAGAAGGCAGCCAGGGCCTGCTCCAGGTCCTTCTCACTGAAACCCTGGCCACTCAAGTCCAGTTCTCGCAGTGTATGGCACCACTTCTGAGTCAACAGGGGGCTGCCCTCCTTGGCTAGAGTCAGCCGGTCTGACGTGCCATACAGGCCCAGATGAAGCTGCTCCAGCTCTGCGGTGAGAGGAGTGAGCACAAGCTGCAGGGCGACAAGGACTCCCACAACTCACCTGCCCGGCCACCACCCAGGACCGCTGACCCTGGCACGGCACAAGGGTCCCCCCACACCTCACCCATTCAGCCACCACCCACACCTCACCTGCCTGCCCACCACCCAGGACCACTGACTACAGCATGGCACAAGGGCCCCCACACCTCATGCGCCTGGCCACAACCCAGAACCACTGACCCCCACACGGCAGATCCTGAAGGCCAGCCGGCGTGATGCGCGCACAGCCACGAAGATCTAGTAAGCGCAAGTTGGGAGAGCCGTGGAGTAGGCGGCCCAGGACCTCGTTGCTCACAAAGTTGCAGGTTGAGCTTGCCAGGCAGAGTTCCTCCAGGCTGGGGAAGCCTGGTCCGGGAGCCACCCCTCGTCCCAGAGGCTTGGGCAGCCACATCAGGTTCAGCAGCCGCAGCACCTGGGGGCAAGGCCCAGGCTGTAGATAGGGGAGCGTATAAAAGGTGGGAGAGGCAGGGCGCCAGGTACCTGGAGCTGGGGGCAGCCTTTCTGCAGAGCCTCAACAGGCAGCTGAAGGGGAATGCTGTTACGGTTGATGCCGGTGCTCACCTCCAGAACCTGGAGCTGGGGGCAGCAGCTGCCCTGCAGAGGTGTGGGGGAAGGGGGTCACAGGGTCAGTGGCCTGGCAGTCCCCAGCTCAGCATCTGGCTCTGCTCCCACCAATGCCAACCTACCAGCAGTGCACCCAGGATGGCTGTCGTCTGGGAGCTGTAAGTCAGCCACAACTTGCGCATTCGGGACCCTGCCTCCTCCAAGAAGCTCACCACAGCTGTGGACTCCACCTAGGgtcccaatacaagagcacccgtcaccccagcctgggctttTTCAGGGCCCCTTGGGACACAGGGCTCACCATGGAGTGCTGTAGGTCCAGGCTATGGAGCTGGCAGCAGGCTTTGGCTAGCATGACCAGAGCATCAGCAGTCACACCATGGCAGCCGGAGAGCTTTAGGAAAGTGAGCCGAGGACAGGACTCGCCTACCAGCTGCGGGGAGACAGAGGGGCAGCTGGGGTTGGGAGAGGGCAGGCTAAGATCCACAAGGGAAACAAACAGGTGGCTGGTGCCAACCCCACGCTACCCGCCTTAGCTGCGACCTCCTTTCTGCCCATGCCAGGCCTAATTGGGTGTCCCCGCCTCTGACACCTCCCTGCTGGAGGAAACAGCAGGAAAGGAGaaccaggcaggcaggcaggcctcccaATGGAGCAGCGTTGGGCCCTCAAGGTGCCTGACCCACTTCCTAGAGTACTCAACAGTCCCAGAGGGTCACAGCTGGTGTGCAGGGCAGCCTGGAGCTCTCACCTTCAGCACGGGGTGTACCTGAGACTTCCAATGGATGAGGGTCAGCCTCTGGAGCTGTGAAAACCTGGGCCGACAGCAGAGGCAGAGCTGCACTAATGTTCCCACACGAGTCCTTCCCACCCAACACCTTGGTGCAGGGAGACAGAAGGAGCCTGGAGCCAGGGGACAAGGAAAAGAGGAAACCCCTCACCGATTAGGCATAAGCCACTCCAGGGAAGCAAGGAGCTTCTTCTCCGCCTTGACCCTGCCCTTGGCAGGCCGGCCGGCCAGCGGGGACGACAGGGTCACCGTGTGCCAGAGCGCGGGTTGGGAAGCGGCCTCCTGCCAGCGGCGGCACACGCGCGCAGCCCTGGGAGGACAGCGTGCTGAGGC of the Chlorocebus sabaeus isolate Y175 chromosome 8, mChlSab1.0.hap1, whole genome shotgun sequence genome contains:
- the TMEM249 gene encoding LOW QUALITY PROTEIN: cation channel sperm-associated auxiliary subunit TMEM249 (The sequence of the model RefSeq protein was modified relative to this genomic sequence to represent the inferred CDS: inserted 1 base in 1 codon); amino-acid sequence: APAPSWACSPGEFVHPGRSVAVGSRRRQRASGRADHLCLTQIPKARPGSLPTTSIGWRFQLWSLGLSSPERHLARRLKNNSFYPFMQQQPNVFVLEYYLDTLWKGMLLFVVCVVLVSLGSLREVQKQETWVFLAYGVGVGLWLVISSLPRRRLVLNHTRGVYHFSIQGRTVCQGPLHLVYVRLALNSDGDWPGGWARDWEAAWEVRGAVRPAESTLPAAYGRCFFQLVLGGHRLEPLVLVQLSERYEQMEYLGRYIAQKLNINYFDYLATSYRHVVRHWPPPSXGTLMRKNPVGHKPSSSQSSLEV
- the FBXL6 gene encoding F-box/LRR-repeat protein 6 isoform X3, with translation MSVCKSRPFRSRELPQAPSVVMASPASRQVRRRARAAPRARTAEDWWWDRLAPSGSGYHLLPSDSMLLVLSEPGPSRTRAQRRAARRTPRQPPPGRAAAKPKATLRPDPAPSPEEAPDAGWGDRIPLEILVQIFGFLVAADGPMPFLGRAARVCRRWQEAASQPALWHTVTLSSPLAGRPAKGRVKAEKKLLASLEWLMPNRFSQLQRLTLIHWKSQVHPVLKVESTAVVSFLEEAGSRMRKLWLTYSSQTTAILGALLGSCCPQLQVLEVSTGINRNSIPLQLPVEALQKGCPQLQVLRLLNLMWLPKPLGRGVAPGPGFPSLEELCLASSTCNFVSNEVLGRLLHGSPNLRLLDLRGCARITPAGLQDLPCGELEQLHLGLYGTSDRLTLAKEGSPLLTQKWCHTLRELDLSGQGFSEKDLEQALAAFLSTPEGSHPALCSLNLRGTRVTPSTVSSVISSCPGLLYLNLESCRCLPRGLKRAYRGLEEVQWCLEQLLTSPLPS
- the FBXL6 gene encoding F-box/LRR-repeat protein 6 isoform X2, with protein sequence MSVCKSRPFRSRELPQAPSVVMASPASRQVRRRARAAPRARTAEDWWWDRLAPSGSGYHLLPSDSMLLVLSEPGPSRTRAQRRAARRTPRQPPPGRAAAKPKATLRPDPAPSPEEAPDAGWGDRIPLEILVQIFGFLVAADGPMPFLGRAARVCRRWQEAASQPALWHTVTLSSPLAGRPAKGRVKAEKKLLASLEWLMPNRFSQLQRLTLIHWKSQVHPVLKLVGESCPRLTFLKLSGCHGVTADALVMLAKACCQLHSLDLQHSMVESTAVVSFLEEAGSRMRKLWLTYSSQTTAILGALLGSCCPQLQVLEVLRLLNLMWLPKPLGRGVAPGPGFPSLEELCLASSTCNFVSNEVLGRLLHGSPNLRLLDLRGCARITPAGLQDLPCGELEQLHLGLYGTSDRLTLAKEGSPLLTQKWCHTLRELDLSGQGFSEKDLEQALAAFLSTPEGSHPALCSLNLRGTRVTPSTVSSVISSCPGLLYLNLESCRCLPRGLKRAYRGLEEVQWCLEQLLTSPLPS
- the FBXL6 gene encoding F-box/LRR-repeat protein 6 isoform X1, with protein sequence MSVCKSRPFRSRELPQAPSVVMASPASRQVRRRARAAPRARTAEDWWWDRLAPSGSGYHLLPSDSMLLVLSEPGPSRTRAQRRAARRTPRQPPPGRAAAKPKATLRPDPAPSPEEAPDAGWGDRIPLEILVQIFGFLVAADGPMPFLGRAARVCRRWQEAASQPALWHTVTLSSPLAGRPAKGRVKAEKKLLASLEWLMPNRFSQLQRLTLIHWKSQVHPVLKLVGESCPRLTFLKLSGCHGVTADALVMLAKACCQLHSLDLQHSMVESTAVVSFLEEAGSRMRKLWLTYSSQTTAILGALLGSCCPQLQVLEVSTGINRNSIPLQLPVEALQKGCPQLQVLRLLNLMWLPKPLGRGVAPGPGFPSLEELCLASSTCNFVSNEVLGRLLHGSPNLRLLDLRGCARITPAGLQDLPCGELEQLHLGLYGTSDRLTLAKEGSPLLTQKWCHTLRELDLSGQGFSEKDLEQALAAFLSTPEGSHPALCSLNLRGTRVTPSTVSSVISSCPGLLYLNLESCRCLPRGLKRAYRGLEEVQWCLEQLLTSPLPS